The Flavobacterium johnsoniae genomic sequence GCATTCCTTGCAAAAGTTTGTGAGGAAGTGATTAAATCTGGTGCAACTGTATTAAATATTCCTGATACAACTGGATATTGTCTTCCAGAAGAGTATGGAGCTAAGATTAAATACTTAAAAGAAAACGTAAAAGGAATCGAAAACGTAATCCTTTCATGCCATTGTCATAATGATTTAGGAATGGCAACTGCAAACTCAATTGCAGGAGCTATAAATGGTGCGAGACAAATTGAATGTACTATTAATGGTATTGGAGAAAGAGCAGGAAATACAGCACTTGAAGAAGTGGTTATGATTTTCAAACAACATCCATATTTAAATTTAGATACAAATATTAATACAAGAGAATTGAACGAAATGAGCCGTTTGGTTTCTGAAAGTATGGGAATGATCGTTCAGCCTAATAAAGCTATCGTTGGAGCAAATGCTTTTGCACACAGTTCTGGAATTCACCAAGATGGTGTAATCAAAAACAGAGCAACTTACGAAATCATGGATCCGTTAGATGTTGGAGTAAATGAATCTTCAATTATTTTGACTGCAAGAAGCGGAAGAGCTGCTTTGGCTTACAGAGCTAAAAAAGTAGGTTACGAATTAACAAAAGTACAATTGGATATCGTTTATGTTGAATTCTTGAAATTCGCAGATATCAAAAAAGAAGTTTTAGACGCAGATATTCACCAAATTATAGAAGCTTCTAAAATTGAAGGGGATTTAATTAGAAGTTAATATTTCAAAAAAAAATTAGGAACAATAAGGATTTAAAGACATAAATAGCGAGAGATTATGAATTTAAAAATTGCAGTTTTACCAGGAGATGGAATTGGGCCTGAAGTAATTTTACAAGCTAAGAAAGCTTTGTATGCCATTGGCGAAGTGTACAATCACGAATTTGTTTTTGAAGAAGCCCTTATGGGAGCGGTTGCTATCGATAAAACGGGAAATCCTTTACCAGAACAAACACTGAACCTCTGTTTAAATACAGATGCAGTTTTGCTTGGTGCAATTGGAGATCCGAAATACGATAATAACCCAAATGCAAAAGTCCGTCCGGAACAAGGATTACTGAAACTTCGTAAAGAATTAGGCTTATTTGCTAATATTCGTCCTATAAAACCTTATAAAGCCTTAATTGAAGCTTCTCCTTTGAAAAGAGAAATTATTGAAGGTGCTGATTTTACCATTTTTAGAGAATTAACTGGCGGAGCTTATTTTGGAACTAAAACATTAAATGAAGAAGGAACACATGCTTCGGATTTATGTGAATATTCAGAAGAAGAAATTACCAGAATTGCACATCTGGCTTTTCAATCGGCACAAAAACGACGCAAAAAGTTGACAATGGTTGACAAAGCAAATGTTTTGGAAACTTCTAGATTGTGGAGAAAAGTAGTTCAGAAAGTGAGCGAAAATTATCCAGATGTTAAGCTTGATTTCTTATTTGTGGATAACGCAGCAATGCAGCTGATTTTGAATCCGAAACAATTTGATGTGATTTTGACTGAGAACTTGTTCGGAGATATTTTATCAGATGAAGCAAGTGTTATTACAGGTTCTATTGGTTTATTGCCATCAGTATCTTTAGGATCGAAAAATGCTTTGTTTGAGCCAATTCACGGATCATATCCGCAAGCAAAAGGTAAAAATATTGCAAATCCTATTGCTTCGATTTTGGCAGCGGCACTTTTGTTAGAACATTTTGGATTAACTAAAGAAGCTCATGTAATCTATAAAGCAGTAGAAAAAGCAATTGAATATAAAGTAGTTACTGTTGATTTAAAACCAGATTCAAAATTCGGTACAAATGAAGTAGGAGAGTTCGTTTCTAATTTCATTTTCAGTAAAGACGATTTGCTGTATTTTAATAATGATAATGTTAGTATTGGGCAATCGACAATTGTTTAATATTTTCTGTTAAAAAGTGAAGATAATCACAAGAAGTATTTGAAATGTTGAGATTTTATTTTTTTACTTACTAAAGTTTATTTACTTTTGTAACACTAAAAAAATAAGCGATGCAAATCTCAATTATTATTACTTCTGTCGTTGTTGTCAATGTGATTCACACATCTGCATCGGGAATGTTATAAATATAATTGAAAAACTATATTACAAACCTTCCAAATACTGGAAGGTTTTTTTTTGAATAAAAAATTAAAAATAAAAAACAATAATGGAATTAAATAAGTACAGCAAGACCATCACCCAAGATCAAACACAGCCTGCAGCGCAAGCCATGTTGTACGGAATTGGTTTAACTGAAGAAGATTTAAAGAAAGCACAAGTTGGAATCGTGAGCATGGGTTACGATGGTAACACTTGCAACATGCACTTGAATGATTTAGCAAAAGATGTTAAAAAAGGTGTTTGGGATGCAGATCTTGTCGGACTTATTTTCAATACCATTGGTGTCAGTGACGGTATTTCTAACGGAACTGAAGGTATGCGTTACTCATTAGTTTCTCGTGATGTAATTGCAGATTCTATCGAAACTGTTGCTGGAGCGCAATGGTACGACAGTATTATTGCAATTCCTGGTTGTGATAAAAATATGCCAGGAGCATTAATTGCAATGGGAAGATTAAACCGTCCATCAATGATGATTTACGGTGGTTCTATTCACTCTGGAAAATGGAAAGGAGAATCATTAAACATTGTTTCTGCTTTTGAAGCTTTAGGAAAAAAAGTAAAAGGCGAAATTACTCCAGAAGATTTTAAAGGTGTTATTCAGAATGCTTGTCCAGGCGCTGGAGCTTGTGGTGGTATGTATACTGCAAACACAATGTCTTCTGCTATTGAAGCATTAGGAATGAGTTTGCCTTACAGTTCTTCTAATCCAGCTTTAAGTCAAGAAAAAAGAGATGAATGTCTTGCTGCTGGTAAAGCAATTAAAATTTTATTAGAAAAAGATATTAAGCCAAGAGACATTATGAGTCGTAAAGCTTTCGAAAATGCTATTACAATTGTAGCGGTTTTAGGAGGTTCTACAAATGCTGTTATGCACTTAATCGCAATGGCACATTCTGTTGGCATCACAATCACTTTGGATGATTTTCAGGCAATTAATGACAGAACTCCTGTTCTTGCTGATATGAAACCAAGTGGTAAATATATGATGGAAGATATTCATGAAGTTGGAGGAATTCCTTCGGTAATGAAATATTTATTGAAAGTTGGATTGATTCACGGAGATTGTTTAACTGTAACAGGAAAAACTGTTGCTGAGAATTTAGCTTCGACTCCTGATTTACAAGACGGACAAGAAGTAATTCACGAAATTCAAAAAGCATTAAAACCGACTGGAAATATTCAGGTTTTATACGGAAATCTTGCTTCTGAAGGTGCTGTAGCAAAAATCAGTGGTAAAGAAGGAGAATATTTCGAAGGACCAGCTGTAGTTTTTGAAGGTGAGTTTGAAGTAATTCCAGGTCTTCAAGCCGGAAAAATTAAACCAGGTAATGTAGTCGTCATTAGGGGTTGTGGACCAAAAGGTGGTCCGGGAATGCCTGAAATGCTGAAACCTACATCTGCCATTATTGGTGCTGGATTAGGAAGCAGCTGTGCACTAATTACAGACGGTAGATTCTCGGGTGGTTCGCACGGTTTCGTGGTAGGACACGTTACACCAGAAGCATATGACGGTGGTGGTATTGCACTAGTAAAAGATGGAGATATGATCGCTATCGACGCTATAAAAAATACAATCGACCTGAAGATATCTGACGAAGAATTTGCAGCTAGAAAAGCGGCTTGGGTTCAGCCGAAATTAAAAGTTGACAGAGGGGTTTTACTTAAATACGCTAGATCGGTTTCTAGTGCATCAACAGGATGTGTAACCGATAATTAATTTTAAAAACAATAATATCAAGAATCAATTGGAAAATTGAAATTGATTCTTGAAAAACAATATACTATGAGAATATCAGGGGCAGAAGCCGTTATAAGATGTTTGTTAGAAGAAGGAGTAGATTTGGTTTATGGTTATCCAGGTGGAGCAATCATGCCAGTTTACGACGAGTTATATAAATTTCAAGATAAATTACACCACGTTTTAGTACGTCACGAACAAGGTGCGACACATGCAGCTCAAGGTTATGCAAGAGCTACAGGAAAAGTAGGAGTGGCAATTGCTACTTCTGGACCAGGAGCAACTAATTTAGTTACGGGAATCGCTGATGCACAGATCGATTCAACTCCAATGGTTTGTATTACAGGTCAAGTTGGAAGACATTTATTAGGTTCTGATGCATTTCAGGAAACTGATATTATCGGAATCTCAACTCCTGTAACGAAATGGAATTTTCAGGTAACTGAAGCTTCCCAGATTCCTGAAATTATTGCAAAAGCATTTTATATTGCTCGTTCTGGACGTCCAGGGCCTGTATTAATTGATATTACTAAAAATGCTCAGTTTGATGAGTTTGATTTTAGTTATGAAAAATGTACAGGAATTAGAAGCTATATTCCAGTTCCGAAATTAAACTTAGATAAAGTTGCCGAAGCTGCGGCTTTAATTAACTCTGCAAAGAAACCATTAATCGTTTTCGGGCAAGGAATTATTTTGGGTCAAGCCGAAGCTGAATTTAAAGCGGTAATCGAAAAATCTGGAATTCCGTCTGCATGGACTATTTTAGGATTATCAGCTTTGCCGACAGATCACCCATTAAATGTTGGAATGTTAGGAATGCACGGAAATTATGCACCTAATTTAATGACTAACGAATGTGATGTTTTAATTGCTTTCGGAATGCGTTTTGACGACCGTGTTACTGGAAAATTAGCGACTTATGCAAAACAGGCAAAAGTAATTCACTTCGAAATTGATCCTGCTGAAATCGATAAAAACGTAAAAACAGAAATCGCTGTTTTAGGTGATGTTAAAGAATCTTTAGCTGCATTATTACCATTATTAGATGCGAAATCGCATGATTTATGGCTTAACGAATTTAAAGCTTTAAGAGAAGTTGAATTCAATTCTGTAATCAAAGAAGAATTAAATCCAACAAACGGCAAAGGAATTTCGATGGGAGAAACTATCGAAATGATCAATAAACATTCAAAAGGTGATGCCATTATCGTTTCAGATGTTGGTCAGCACCAGATGTTTGCTTGCCGTTATGCTAAATTTAATTCAACAAAAAGTAATATTACTTCTGGAGGTTTAGGTACAATGGGATTTGCACTTCCAGCTGCAATTGGAGCAAAAATGGGGAAACCAGAACGCGAAGTAGTAGCGATTATTGGTGATGGAGGTTTCCAAATGACAATTCAGGAATTGGGTACAATTTTCCAAACTCAAGTTCCAGTTAAGATTGTTATTTTAAATAATGAATTTTTAGGAATGGTACGTCAATGGCAGGAATTGTTTTTTGACAACCGATATGCATCAACAAAAATGATCAATCCAAATTTTGTTGCAATAGCTGAAGGATACCATATTAAATCTAAAAAAGTAACGAGTCGCGATGATTTAGACGAAGCAGTTGCAGAAATGCTAGCTTCTAAAGAATCTTACTTCTTAGAAGTCATGGTGGAAAAGGAAAATAATGTTTTTCCAATGATTCCAACAGGAGCGTGTGTTTCAGAAATTAGATTAAGCTAAAAAAAAGGTTTCATGTTTCAAGTTTTTTGAGTTTCAAGTTGTAGAACGTGAAACCTGAAACTTGAAACAAAATAAACTAAAAAACAAATGGAAGATAAAACATTTACCATATCGGTATACTCAGAAAATAACGTGGGATTGTTGAATAGAATATCTGGAATATTCTTAAAGCGCCACATTAATATATTAAGTCTAAATGTTTCAGAATCAGAAATAGAGAATGTTTCGAGATTTATCATTGTAGTAAATACTACAGAGAAATGGGTTCAGAATATTGTAGGCCAAATTGAAAAACAAATTGAAGTTATAAAAGCATTTTATCATACAGATGAAGAAACTATTTTCTTAGAAAATGCTCTGTTTAAAATTGCCTCAAGTTTGTTGTTTGACGAAAAACAAATTCAGAATATCATCAAAGAAAGCCAGTCTACTATTGTAACGGTTTCTCGTGATTTCTTCGTTATTTCAAAATCAGGAAGACGTTCTGAAATTGAAGAATTATACGAAAAATTCAAACCATACGGAATTATGCAGTTTGTACGTTCGGGAAGAATTTCAGTTTCAAAACAAAAAATGGAGATTTCTGCTTTGCTAGAAACCTTTAA encodes the following:
- a CDS encoding 2-isopropylmalate synthase; the protein is MNREKVQIFDTTLRDGEQVPGCKLDTKQKLVIAERLDKMGVDIIEAGFPVSSPGDFLSVSEICKIVENATVCGLTRAVKNDIDVAAAALKHAKKPRIHTGIGTSQSHILHKLQTTPEDIIARAKYAVAHAKSYVEDVEFYAEDAGRTDNAFLAKVCEEVIKSGATVLNIPDTTGYCLPEEYGAKIKYLKENVKGIENVILSCHCHNDLGMATANSIAGAINGARQIECTINGIGERAGNTALEEVVMIFKQHPYLNLDTNINTRELNEMSRLVSESMGMIVQPNKAIVGANAFAHSSGIHQDGVIKNRATYEIMDPLDVGVNESSIILTARSGRAALAYRAKKVGYELTKVQLDIVYVEFLKFADIKKEVLDADIHQIIEASKIEGDLIRS
- the leuB gene encoding 3-isopropylmalate dehydrogenase, whose translation is MNLKIAVLPGDGIGPEVILQAKKALYAIGEVYNHEFVFEEALMGAVAIDKTGNPLPEQTLNLCLNTDAVLLGAIGDPKYDNNPNAKVRPEQGLLKLRKELGLFANIRPIKPYKALIEASPLKREIIEGADFTIFRELTGGAYFGTKTLNEEGTHASDLCEYSEEEITRIAHLAFQSAQKRRKKLTMVDKANVLETSRLWRKVVQKVSENYPDVKLDFLFVDNAAMQLILNPKQFDVILTENLFGDILSDEASVITGSIGLLPSVSLGSKNALFEPIHGSYPQAKGKNIANPIASILAAALLLEHFGLTKEAHVIYKAVEKAIEYKVVTVDLKPDSKFGTNEVGEFVSNFIFSKDDLLYFNNDNVSIGQSTIV
- the ilvN gene encoding acetolactate synthase small subunit; its protein translation is MEDKTFTISVYSENNVGLLNRISGIFLKRHINILSLNVSESEIENVSRFIIVVNTTEKWVQNIVGQIEKQIEVIKAFYHTDEETIFLENALFKIASSLLFDEKQIQNIIKESQSTIVTVSRDFFVISKSGRRSEIEELYEKFKPYGIMQFVRSGRISVSKQKMEISALLETFK
- the ilvB gene encoding biosynthetic-type acetolactate synthase large subunit, whose amino-acid sequence is MRISGAEAVIRCLLEEGVDLVYGYPGGAIMPVYDELYKFQDKLHHVLVRHEQGATHAAQGYARATGKVGVAIATSGPGATNLVTGIADAQIDSTPMVCITGQVGRHLLGSDAFQETDIIGISTPVTKWNFQVTEASQIPEIIAKAFYIARSGRPGPVLIDITKNAQFDEFDFSYEKCTGIRSYIPVPKLNLDKVAEAAALINSAKKPLIVFGQGIILGQAEAEFKAVIEKSGIPSAWTILGLSALPTDHPLNVGMLGMHGNYAPNLMTNECDVLIAFGMRFDDRVTGKLATYAKQAKVIHFEIDPAEIDKNVKTEIAVLGDVKESLAALLPLLDAKSHDLWLNEFKALREVEFNSVIKEELNPTNGKGISMGETIEMINKHSKGDAIIVSDVGQHQMFACRYAKFNSTKSNITSGGLGTMGFALPAAIGAKMGKPEREVVAIIGDGGFQMTIQELGTIFQTQVPVKIVILNNEFLGMVRQWQELFFDNRYASTKMINPNFVAIAEGYHIKSKKVTSRDDLDEAVAEMLASKESYFLEVMVEKENNVFPMIPTGACVSEIRLS
- the ilvD gene encoding dihydroxy-acid dehydratase codes for the protein MELNKYSKTITQDQTQPAAQAMLYGIGLTEEDLKKAQVGIVSMGYDGNTCNMHLNDLAKDVKKGVWDADLVGLIFNTIGVSDGISNGTEGMRYSLVSRDVIADSIETVAGAQWYDSIIAIPGCDKNMPGALIAMGRLNRPSMMIYGGSIHSGKWKGESLNIVSAFEALGKKVKGEITPEDFKGVIQNACPGAGACGGMYTANTMSSAIEALGMSLPYSSSNPALSQEKRDECLAAGKAIKILLEKDIKPRDIMSRKAFENAITIVAVLGGSTNAVMHLIAMAHSVGITITLDDFQAINDRTPVLADMKPSGKYMMEDIHEVGGIPSVMKYLLKVGLIHGDCLTVTGKTVAENLASTPDLQDGQEVIHEIQKALKPTGNIQVLYGNLASEGAVAKISGKEGEYFEGPAVVFEGEFEVIPGLQAGKIKPGNVVVIRGCGPKGGPGMPEMLKPTSAIIGAGLGSSCALITDGRFSGGSHGFVVGHVTPEAYDGGGIALVKDGDMIAIDAIKNTIDLKISDEEFAARKAAWVQPKLKVDRGVLLKYARSVSSASTGCVTDN